Proteins from one Acidiphilium multivorum AIU301 genomic window:
- the lptG gene encoding LPS export ABC transporter permease LptG, protein MIRLRAWRPPLTLSLYIGRRFLGAVVAMQAGLTAIGALFDFLDLLRQSADKPQATFWRMLALEVLRVPWLGMQILPFAVLLGGIFAFWRLTRSSELVVARATGTSVWQFLAVPVAGAALIGVLATTAGSPISAIMFARAEVLYSTYLGVDSGPLSLQGGQLWLRQADDAGGKGGIAILHADAVHLHGKVLTTGHITVLRLTAQTTLQERIEAARGQLEPGGWRLESARILTPDGEPRAVSALRIPTTLTVGRVQESFASPSALSFWALPGFIRLLRRSGFSATQHELAFQSLLALPLLCATMVLVAAGFSMRPSRRGGAIQMIGAGVGCGFLLFMLSEVAAQLGKSGALPVGLAAWAPAAAGLMLALALLLHLEDG, encoded by the coding sequence ATGATCCGCCTGCGGGCCTGGCGGCCGCCGCTGACCCTTTCGCTCTATATCGGCCGGCGCTTCCTCGGCGCGGTGGTGGCGATGCAGGCCGGGCTGACCGCGATCGGCGCGCTGTTCGACTTCCTCGACCTGCTGCGCCAGTCGGCCGACAAGCCGCAGGCGACGTTCTGGCGGATGCTGGCGCTGGAGGTGCTGCGGGTGCCCTGGCTCGGCATGCAGATCCTGCCCTTCGCCGTGCTGCTCGGCGGGATCTTCGCGTTCTGGCGGCTGACCCGGAGCTCGGAACTCGTGGTGGCGCGGGCGACCGGCACCTCGGTCTGGCAGTTCCTCGCCGTGCCGGTGGCGGGGGCCGCGCTGATCGGCGTGCTCGCCACCACGGCGGGCAGCCCGATCTCGGCGATCATGTTCGCCCGGGCGGAGGTGCTGTATTCGACCTATCTCGGCGTGGATTCGGGGCCGCTCTCGCTGCAGGGCGGGCAGCTCTGGCTGCGCCAGGCGGACGATGCGGGGGGCAAGGGCGGCATCGCGATCCTGCACGCCGACGCGGTTCACCTGCACGGCAAGGTGCTGACGACGGGGCATATCACCGTGCTGCGGCTGACCGCGCAGACCACGCTGCAGGAACGCATCGAGGCCGCGCGGGGCCAGCTGGAGCCGGGCGGCTGGCGGCTGGAGAGCGCGCGCATCCTGACGCCGGACGGAGAGCCGCGGGCGGTGAGCGCGCTGCGGATTCCGACGACGCTGACGGTGGGCCGCGTGCAGGAGAGTTTCGCGAGCCCCAGCGCGCTGTCGTTCTGGGCGCTGCCGGGCTTCATCCGGCTGCTGCGGCGCTCGGGCTTTTCGGCGACCCAGCACGAGCTGGCGTTCCAGAGCCTGCTCGCCCTGCCGCTGCTCTGCGCGACGATGGTGCTGGTGGCGGCGGGATTCTCGATGCGGCCGTCGCGCCGGGGCGGGGCGATCCAGATGATCGGGGCTGGCGTCGGCTGCGGGTTCCTGCTGTTCATGCTTTCTGAGGTGGCGGCACAGCTCGGCAAGTCGGGCGCGCTGCCGGTGGGGCTCGCGGCCTGGGCGCCGGCCGCGGCCGGGCTGATGCTGGCGCTTGCCTTGTTGCTTCATCTGGAGGATGGCTGA